A genomic segment from Amycolatopsis camponoti encodes:
- a CDS encoding ArsR/SmtB family transcription factor: MLKIHFTDADLAKVTIAEDADPMWELLMSSYRIRRPEGEPFFGRWRRGSRSAVPESGRLVMSAVPPYGYCPDFLTPAAHATIGDGVSAVLETPPAALATDVAELAAQGTRVAPWLRRLADGETRELHRLGTALHDYYRRCLAPDWATVRRAVARDHDRLRSNLDRGGPQLLLSTVHPDITWSPPVLRVRFPIEQELHLDGRGLRLIPTFFAHGMPTTYKDPGRPPALVYSISHPRFDSDAEPGASLAALLGQTRARVLVTVATTRCNTSELAELTGVSLATASQHASVLRASGLITSARSGKSQIHEITPLGLGVIRAS, translated from the coding sequence ATGCTCAAGATTCACTTCACGGACGCGGACCTGGCGAAGGTGACCATCGCCGAGGACGCCGACCCGATGTGGGAGCTGCTGATGAGCAGCTACCGGATCCGGCGTCCGGAGGGCGAGCCGTTCTTCGGCCGGTGGCGCCGGGGGTCGCGCTCCGCGGTCCCGGAGTCGGGCCGGCTGGTGATGTCCGCCGTTCCGCCGTACGGGTACTGCCCGGACTTCCTCACCCCGGCCGCGCACGCCACGATCGGTGACGGCGTCTCGGCGGTGCTCGAAACGCCGCCGGCGGCCCTGGCCACCGACGTCGCCGAGCTGGCGGCGCAGGGGACGCGCGTCGCGCCGTGGCTGCGCCGGCTGGCGGACGGCGAGACCCGTGAGCTGCACCGCCTCGGCACGGCCCTGCACGACTACTACCGCCGGTGCCTGGCCCCGGACTGGGCCACGGTCCGCCGCGCCGTGGCCCGCGACCACGACCGGCTGCGGTCGAACCTGGACCGCGGCGGGCCGCAGCTGCTGCTCTCGACGGTGCACCCGGACATCACGTGGTCCCCACCGGTGCTGCGGGTGCGCTTCCCGATCGAGCAGGAGCTCCACCTGGACGGCCGCGGCCTCCGCCTGATCCCGACGTTCTTCGCGCACGGCATGCCGACGACGTACAAGGACCCGGGCCGCCCGCCGGCGCTGGTCTATTCGATCAGCCACCCCCGCTTCGACAGCGACGCGGAGCCGGGGGCGTCACTGGCGGCGCTGCTCGGCCAGACGAGGGCACGGGTGCTGGTGACGGTGGCGACGACGCGCTGCAACACGAGCGAGCTGGCCGAGCTGACGGGCGTCTCTCTGGCGACGGCCAGCCAGCACGCGTCGGTGCTGCGAGCCAGCGGCCTGATCACCAGCGCGCGGTCGGGGAAGTCGCAGATCCACGAGATCACGCCGCTGGGGCTGGGCGTCATCCGGGCCAGCTGA
- a CDS encoding HAMP domain-containing sensor histidine kinase, which produces MKEDEPLRRSSSAASWNPGTWRLRTKISVVLLLPVLVALLLAGGRVQAELAQAGALSGVRDQMPVVQGIAELTGLVDDELIHDGAAAQTAAVDTKAAVIRHDAEFAQLSPELSRTLEDQLGKLAGLRQQDGSAGAKTPAYHDFVVSLSEVIPGVVGQAGNTDLDAAADITKALTQLRSTLAGQEVPGGRSVDALAAAVAEESVLTGQIRRALPTGAVAARFAAATIPGAGGPAAKRAALGTILADQVKTLSDAVGARTDAARSDALRDAALVIASLLGALAIALAVARSVVVPIRRLHAAAVDTARRRLPGTIERIREGEDVDWRATERLPVDSEEEIGQLARAFDDMHRQAVRLAVGEQAEMRIQVSEMFMTLSRRSQSLVELQLSVIEDLEADEQDPQRLAELFQIDHIATRLRRNGENLQVLAGGRPVRREVGPVATVELLRAATSEVKDYQRVTLGNAPRGSVQSEAAADVVHILAELLENAIRSSPPGEQVVLTADRGFDGGVLIEVVDTGLGMTREDLEAANARLAAGASVSPETTRRMGLFVVSRLAASHGITVRLRPSTTRTASAGITASVHVPGVLVLVDLPARPGPPELLPAVNGVPRPEPEPRWPAEEPAAVAPMPTPIFDQMLSHWFADDRAKPARPGEWATPADEVRQAAEAAVGAPDDLELTESGLPTRQPGAQLVPGSVAPRQPQPADSSFRDPAAVRNNLSRHYSGMRAARHRVATDPKGQ; this is translated from the coding sequence ATGAAAGAAGATGAACCGCTTCGCCGTAGTAGTTCCGCCGCGTCGTGGAATCCCGGCACCTGGCGGCTGCGCACCAAGATCTCCGTCGTGTTGTTGCTGCCCGTCCTGGTCGCGCTGCTGCTGGCCGGCGGCCGGGTGCAGGCCGAGCTCGCCCAGGCGGGCGCGCTCAGCGGGGTGCGGGACCAAATGCCGGTCGTGCAAGGGATCGCCGAGCTCACCGGGCTGGTCGACGACGAGCTGATCCACGACGGCGCGGCCGCGCAGACCGCCGCGGTCGACACGAAAGCCGCCGTCATCCGCCACGACGCCGAATTCGCGCAGCTGAGCCCGGAGCTTTCCCGGACGCTGGAAGATCAATTGGGAAAATTGGCCGGCCTGCGCCAGCAGGACGGTTCGGCCGGTGCGAAAACCCCCGCCTACCACGACTTCGTCGTCTCGCTCAGTGAAGTGATCCCCGGGGTCGTCGGCCAAGCCGGGAATACCGATCTCGACGCCGCGGCCGATATCACCAAAGCGTTGACGCAGCTGAGGTCGACGCTCGCCGGGCAGGAAGTCCCGGGTGGACGGTCGGTGGACGCGCTCGCGGCCGCCGTCGCCGAGGAATCGGTGCTCACCGGGCAGATCCGCCGGGCGTTGCCCACCGGTGCGGTGGCCGCGCGGTTCGCCGCCGCCACCATCCCCGGCGCCGGCGGACCCGCGGCCAAGCGCGCGGCGCTCGGGACCATCCTGGCCGACCAGGTGAAGACCCTTTCGGACGCCGTCGGCGCGCGGACCGACGCCGCCCGGTCCGACGCGCTGCGCGACGCCGCGCTGGTGATCGCGTCGCTGCTCGGCGCCCTCGCCATCGCCCTGGCCGTGGCCCGCTCGGTGGTCGTCCCGATCCGGCGGCTGCACGCGGCCGCGGTCGACACCGCGCGCCGGCGGCTGCCCGGCACGATCGAGCGGATCCGGGAGGGCGAGGACGTCGACTGGCGGGCGACCGAGCGGCTGCCCGTCGACTCCGAGGAGGAGATCGGCCAGCTGGCCCGCGCCTTCGACGACATGCACCGGCAGGCGGTGCGGCTCGCCGTCGGCGAGCAGGCCGAGATGCGGATCCAGGTCAGCGAGATGTTCATGACGCTGTCGCGGCGCAGCCAGTCGCTGGTGGAGCTGCAGCTGTCGGTGATCGAGGACCTCGAAGCCGACGAGCAGGACCCGCAGCGGCTGGCGGAGCTCTTCCAGATCGACCACATCGCCACCCGGCTGCGGCGCAACGGCGAGAACCTGCAGGTCCTCGCGGGCGGACGCCCGGTGCGCCGGGAAGTCGGGCCCGTCGCGACGGTCGAGCTGCTGCGGGCCGCGACGTCGGAGGTGAAGGACTACCAGCGGGTCACGCTCGGCAACGCGCCCCGCGGGTCGGTGCAGTCCGAGGCCGCGGCCGACGTCGTGCACATCCTCGCCGAGCTGCTGGAGAACGCGATCCGCTCGTCCCCGCCGGGCGAGCAGGTCGTGCTCACCGCCGACCGCGGCTTCGACGGCGGCGTGCTGATCGAGGTCGTCGACACCGGCCTCGGCATGACCCGCGAGGACCTCGAAGCGGCGAACGCGCGGCTCGCCGCCGGCGCGTCGGTGAGCCCGGAGACCACCCGCCGGATGGGCTTGTTCGTGGTGAGCAGGCTCGCCGCCTCGCACGGGATCACCGTGCGGCTGCGGCCCTCGACCACGCGGACCGCGAGTGCCGGCATCACCGCCAGCGTGCACGTCCCGGGCGTGCTGGTCCTGGTCGACCTGCCGGCCCGGCCGGGTCCGCCCGAGCTGCTGCCGGCGGTCAACGGCGTCCCCCGGCCCGAGCCGGAACCCCGGTGGCCCGCCGAAGAACCCGCCGCCGTGGCGCCGATGCCGACGCCGATCTTCGACCAGATGCTGTCGCACTGGTTCGCCGACGACCGCGCGAAGCCGGCGCGGCCCGGCGAGTGGGCGACCCCGGCCGACGAGGTCCGGCAGGCCGCCGAAGCCGCGGTCGGCGCGCCGGACGACCTCGAGCTCACCGAGTCGGGCCTGCCGACCCGGCAGCCCGGCGCGCAGCTCGTCCCGGGCTCGGTCGCCCCGCGGCAGCCGCAGCCGGCCGACTCGTCGTTCCGGGACCCGGCCGCCGTGCGGAACAACCTTTCCCGGCACTACAGCGGCATGCGCGCGGCCCGCCACCGGGTCGCGACCGACCCGAAGGGGCAGTGA
- a CDS encoding roadblock/LC7 domain-containing protein, with product MSVRQEGAEVADRSRNWLVSAFTQEVPGVAHAALVSADGLLVAANDAMPRDRADQLSAIASGLSSLALGTADLFTAGRVVQSVIEMEHGFLMLMNVGDGSNLVVLANPGCDIGLVGYEMTLLVDRFGKMVETPARPAAAPGASR from the coding sequence ATGAGCGTGCGGCAGGAAGGAGCGGAAGTGGCCGACCGGTCCCGGAACTGGCTGGTGTCGGCGTTCACGCAGGAGGTGCCCGGCGTCGCGCACGCCGCGCTCGTCTCGGCGGACGGCCTGCTCGTGGCGGCGAACGACGCGATGCCGCGCGACCGGGCGGACCAGCTCTCGGCGATCGCGTCGGGCCTCTCGAGCCTGGCCCTCGGCACGGCCGACCTGTTCACCGCGGGCCGGGTCGTGCAGTCGGTCATCGAGATGGAGCACGGCTTCCTGATGCTGATGAACGTCGGCGACGGCTCGAACCTGGTGGTGCTGGCCAACCCCGGCTGCGACATCGGCCTGGTCGGCTACGAGATGACGCTGCTCGTCGATCGGTTCGGGAAGATGGTCGAGACACCGGCGCGGCCCGCGGCCGCGCCGGGAGCGAGCCGGTGA
- a CDS encoding DUF742 domain-containing protein, whose translation MTEGRRREGGRHAASLARPYAWTAGRTRPSVDLAVEALVETTAEGRTAPFSPTNPLAAVTQLCLQQRSVAEVAVHLRVPLGVARVLIGDLLVAGQVSIRDTLTADASFDERNDLLERVLSGLRAL comes from the coding sequence GTGACGGAGGGCCGGCGACGCGAGGGCGGGCGGCACGCGGCGTCACTGGCCCGCCCGTACGCGTGGACCGCCGGTCGCACCCGGCCGTCGGTCGACCTGGCGGTGGAAGCCCTCGTCGAAACGACGGCGGAGGGACGCACGGCGCCCTTCAGCCCGACCAACCCGCTGGCCGCGGTGACCCAGCTGTGCCTGCAGCAGCGCTCGGTGGCGGAGGTCGCGGTGCACCTGCGCGTGCCGCTGGGCGTGGCCCGGGTGCTCATCGGCGACCTGCTGGTCGCCGGCCAGGTGTCGATCCGCGACACGCTCACCGCGGACGCCTCCTTCGACGAACGCAACGACCTGCTCGAAAGGGTCCTCAGTGGACTACGCGCACTCTGA
- a CDS encoding GTP-binding protein has product MDYAHSDKRITSAKIVVAGGFGAGKTTFVGAVSEIDPLRTEAVMTAAAVGVDRTEAVPGKFSTTVAMDFGRLTLADDLILYVFGTPGQHRFWFMWDDLVCGAVAAIVLVDTRRLADCFASIDFFESRGVPFLVAVNQFQDTRQHPPEQVREALKVPAEVQVVTCDARSPESTKETLIAAAEYALAALHAPHQSLSGGPGGLAPRPGSGV; this is encoded by the coding sequence GTGGACTACGCGCACTCTGACAAGCGGATCACCTCGGCCAAGATCGTGGTCGCCGGCGGGTTCGGGGCCGGCAAGACGACCTTCGTCGGCGCCGTCTCGGAGATCGACCCGTTGCGCACCGAGGCCGTGATGACGGCCGCGGCCGTCGGTGTCGACCGGACCGAAGCGGTGCCGGGGAAGTTCTCCACGACGGTGGCGATGGACTTCGGCAGGCTCACGCTGGCCGACGACCTGATCCTCTACGTGTTCGGCACGCCGGGACAGCACCGGTTCTGGTTCATGTGGGACGACCTCGTCTGCGGCGCGGTGGCGGCGATCGTCCTGGTCGACACGCGCCGGCTCGCGGACTGCTTCGCGTCGATCGACTTCTTCGAGTCGCGCGGGGTGCCGTTCCTGGTGGCGGTCAACCAGTTCCAGGACACCCGCCAGCACCCGCCGGAGCAGGTGCGCGAAGCCCTCAAGGTCCCGGCGGAGGTCCAGGTGGTCACCTGCGACGCGCGTTCGCCGGAGTCGACGAAAGAGACCCTCATCGCGGCGGCCGAGTACGCGTTGGCCGCATTGCATGCGCCGCATCAATCGCTTTCGGGGGGTCCAGGGGGGCTTGCCCCCCGGCCGGGGTCCGGGGTTTGA
- a CDS encoding MHYT domain-containing protein: MDHDDFAMGHWLVVLAYLTSVVGCALGLACTLQARTTDNARTRLTWLGLAALSIGGVGIWVMHFIAMLGFSTPGLPVRYDITRTALSAILSVVAVFCGLLVFGVRNRFAWKRLLLGGLLTGLAVNVMHYTGMWAVEIKGTIGYDPTLVVLSVVIAVVAATAALWFTVGLDKLLPRLAAGLVMAAAVTGMHYTGMAAVRLHLDPAAPDPSGAEVFSFLFPVFVLAALAMAVPICAVLMASSSSESPRHTTVAREVVSEKQG, encoded by the coding sequence ATGGACCACGACGACTTCGCGATGGGCCACTGGCTCGTCGTGCTCGCGTACCTGACTTCGGTGGTGGGCTGCGCGCTCGGGCTCGCCTGCACGCTGCAGGCGCGGACCACGGACAACGCGCGCACCCGGCTGACCTGGCTCGGGCTCGCGGCGCTGTCGATCGGCGGCGTCGGCATCTGGGTCATGCACTTCATCGCGATGCTCGGCTTTTCGACGCCCGGGTTGCCGGTGCGCTACGACATCACGCGCACGGCGCTGTCGGCGATCCTGTCGGTGGTGGCGGTGTTCTGCGGCCTGCTGGTGTTCGGCGTCCGCAACCGGTTCGCCTGGAAGCGGCTGCTGCTCGGCGGGCTGCTGACCGGGCTCGCGGTGAACGTCATGCACTACACGGGGATGTGGGCGGTCGAGATCAAGGGGACGATCGGCTACGACCCGACGCTGGTGGTGCTGTCGGTGGTGATCGCGGTGGTCGCCGCGACGGCGGCGCTGTGGTTCACGGTCGGTCTGGACAAGCTGCTGCCCCGGCTGGCGGCGGGCCTGGTGATGGCGGCGGCGGTGACGGGCATGCACTACACGGGCATGGCGGCGGTCCGGCTGCACCTGGACCCGGCGGCACCGGACCCGTCGGGCGCGGAGGTGTTCTCGTTCCTGTTCCCGGTGTTCGTCCTGGCGGCGCTGGCGATGGCGGTGCCGATCTGCGCGGTGCTGATGGCGTCGTCGAGTTCGGAGTCGCCTCGCCACACGACGGTGGCCCGTGAGGTCGTGAGTGAGAAACAGGGTTAG
- a CDS encoding PaaI family thioesterase, with product MSFPIVDGVPPGRALLGSRIRELIEASVCTGDDADFAAAARQVEAVTAALRATGGSPPLLLAALDGGGHLSINNPLEGPGNPLAPPLSWTHIGPAEVRAEVLLGAAHEGPPNRVHGGWVAAILDHVLGRATAAAGYPGMTASLTVDYLRGTPYAEPLVAEGRLERRDGRKLHATGTLRAGDTVCATAKAILVHFSADRFPVPVSTSD from the coding sequence ATGTCCTTTCCGATCGTCGACGGCGTGCCGCCGGGACGCGCGCTGCTGGGCTCCCGGATCCGGGAGCTGATCGAGGCTTCCGTGTGCACGGGCGACGACGCCGACTTCGCCGCCGCCGCCCGGCAGGTCGAGGCGGTCACCGCCGCCCTGCGCGCCACCGGCGGATCGCCTCCCCTGCTGCTGGCCGCCCTCGACGGCGGCGGCCACCTCAGCATCAACAACCCGCTGGAAGGACCCGGGAACCCGCTGGCGCCGCCGCTGTCCTGGACGCACATCGGACCGGCGGAGGTCCGGGCCGAGGTCCTGCTGGGCGCGGCCCACGAGGGACCACCGAACCGGGTCCACGGCGGCTGGGTCGCGGCGATCCTGGACCACGTACTGGGCCGCGCGACCGCGGCGGCCGGCTACCCCGGGATGACGGCGTCCTTGACGGTCGACTACCTCCGCGGTACGCCGTACGCCGAGCCGCTCGTCGCGGAAGGCCGGCTGGAACGCCGTGACGGGCGGAAGCTCCACGCGACCGGGACGCTGCGCGCCGGGGACACGGTCTGCGCCACGGCGAAGGCGATCCTGGTGCACTTCAGCGCCGACCGCTTCCCGGTCCCGGTGTCCACATCGGACTGA
- a CDS encoding SDR family NAD(P)-dependent oxidoreductase translates to MASSLPDLSGKITCVTGAAGTIGRGIALRFAEAGSAVAVHHRRPGAGDDVVAAIEAAGGRARAFAAELTDDNACHAMLEAVADWGGGLDALVNNAGVQPVEPLADLTAGQWRAMLDATLTSAFSCTQAASRLLRDGGSVTHIASIEARQPAPGHVHYSAAKAALVMHARGAALEYGPRGIRVNTVSPGLISRPGLEEDWPEGVERWRRAAPLGRPGTPEDVGNACVFLASPLASWITGHDLVVDGGVTARPTW, encoded by the coding sequence GTGGCGAGCTCCCTCCCTGACCTCTCCGGCAAGATCACCTGCGTCACCGGCGCGGCCGGCACCATCGGCCGCGGGATCGCGCTGCGGTTCGCCGAAGCGGGCAGCGCGGTGGCCGTGCACCACCGGCGCCCCGGCGCGGGCGACGACGTCGTCGCGGCGATCGAGGCCGCGGGCGGGCGGGCCCGCGCGTTCGCCGCCGAGCTGACCGACGACAACGCTTGCCACGCGATGCTGGAAGCCGTCGCGGACTGGGGCGGCGGGCTCGACGCGCTCGTGAACAACGCCGGCGTCCAGCCGGTCGAACCGCTCGCGGACCTGACGGCCGGACAGTGGCGGGCGATGCTGGACGCCACCCTGACCAGCGCGTTCTCCTGCACCCAAGCGGCGAGCCGGCTGCTGCGCGACGGCGGCAGCGTCACGCACATCGCGTCGATCGAGGCCCGGCAGCCCGCGCCCGGGCACGTCCACTACAGCGCGGCCAAGGCGGCTTTGGTGATGCACGCCCGCGGCGCCGCGCTGGAGTACGGGCCGCGCGGGATCCGCGTCAACACCGTGTCACCGGGCCTGATTTCGCGGCCGGGCCTGGAAGAGGACTGGCCGGAGGGCGTCGAACGGTGGCGGCGGGCCGCCCCGCTGGGCCGTCCGGGGACACCGGAGGACGTCGGCAACGCGTGCGTCTTCCTGGCGTCCCCGCTGGCTTCCTGGATCACCGGGCACGACCTCGTCGTCGACGGCGGGGTCACGGCCCGGCCGACCTGGTAG
- a CDS encoding ferritin — translation MADTQRSKFSELLREQIRHEFTAAQQYVALAVWFDARDLPRLAKRFYRQSIEERNHALAMVRYLLDRSQPVAIPGSGDVRNDFSSAHEAIELALEQERAVTTDIEAMAKAARLEEDYLGEQFVAWFLKEQVEEVARMSTLLTVVERAADNLFEVENHLFREAATEAAEAPDMPPVAGGKL, via the coding sequence ATGGCCGACACCCAGCGTTCGAAGTTCTCCGAGCTCCTGCGGGAGCAGATCCGGCACGAGTTCACCGCCGCGCAGCAGTACGTCGCCCTCGCCGTCTGGTTCGACGCGCGTGACCTGCCGAGGCTGGCGAAGCGCTTCTACCGGCAGTCGATCGAGGAACGCAACCACGCGCTGGCGATGGTCCGGTACCTGCTCGACCGGAGCCAGCCGGTGGCGATCCCGGGCAGCGGCGACGTCCGGAACGACTTCTCGAGCGCGCACGAGGCCATCGAGCTGGCGCTGGAGCAGGAACGGGCGGTGACCACCGACATCGAGGCGATGGCGAAGGCCGCGCGGCTGGAGGAGGACTACCTCGGCGAGCAGTTCGTGGCCTGGTTCCTCAAGGAGCAGGTGGAGGAGGTGGCCCGGATGTCCACGCTGCTCACGGTCGTCGAGCGCGCCGCCGACAACCTCTTCGAGGTCGAGAACCACCTGTTCCGCGAGGCGGCCACGGAGGCCGCGGAGGCGCCGGACATGCCGCCGGTCGCGGGCGGGAAGCTCTGA
- a CDS encoding alpha/beta hydrolase family protein, with amino-acid sequence MKVLLMVTALTLALPVPASASPALSLAAPTGDRPVGITSLYLKDTSRPDPWVATVPYRELMVSLFYPAVSAQGMKKQFMTETEAQAVFDEAGITGIPASVMTAVRTDAAVDARPAGHHLPLIVLSPGFKRPRAELTSLAEDLASHGTAVVVVDHTYENVATTFPDGRVTGCAACGNYDEAFWKKLERGRAADVSFVLDSLTHSRWASLIDASRIGMAGHSVGGASALDAMVTDPRIKAGIDIDGTTDDPLLAPGLDRPFLFLGRANTYTPGTGVESGSWQRDWAQLTGWKRWLVVAGVAHPSFTDIGLVGEQLGLDFGATTPAARGQAVTAAYVRAFFEEHLEGRAQPLLDRPSSRYPEVSFAMTSTPYLPAPTGDRPVGSTQVYLKDTSRPDPWVPSMPYRELMVSLFYPAASPHGPKTRYVTAAESAALLSGSGLDVPPDLLTRLVTTSVADARPAGSRLPLVVLSPGYTKPRATLSALAEDLASHGYAVALVGHTYENTGTSFPDGRFAGCASCEVPHDAAFSEKLQRGRAADVSFVLDSLTHSKKWAPLIDASRIGMAGHSAGGASTLPTMVADARVRAGMDIDGTTAVPLTPPGLARPFMFVSHQLAATACAPNVPWERDWAQLTGWRRWIEVAGTQHASFTDVGLVGEELGVDIGATTTAVRTQEIIRTYVNAFFDRHLRGEARPVLDEPGYPEVSFCR; translated from the coding sequence ATGAAGGTCCTCCTGATGGTGACCGCGCTGACGCTGGCACTGCCCGTGCCGGCGTCGGCGTCACCGGCGCTGTCGCTGGCCGCGCCGACCGGCGACCGGCCGGTGGGCATCACTTCGCTGTACCTGAAGGACACCTCGCGGCCGGATCCGTGGGTCGCGACGGTGCCCTACCGCGAGCTGATGGTGTCGCTCTTCTACCCGGCGGTTTCCGCGCAGGGCATGAAGAAGCAGTTCATGACCGAGACGGAAGCGCAGGCGGTGTTCGACGAGGCCGGGATCACCGGCATCCCGGCTTCGGTCATGACCGCCGTCCGCACCGACGCCGCGGTCGACGCGCGGCCGGCCGGGCACCACCTGCCGCTAATCGTCCTTTCGCCGGGGTTCAAGCGGCCCCGCGCCGAGCTGACGTCGCTGGCCGAAGACCTGGCCAGCCACGGCACCGCGGTCGTCGTGGTCGACCACACCTACGAGAACGTCGCCACGACGTTCCCCGACGGGCGGGTCACCGGCTGCGCGGCGTGCGGCAACTACGACGAGGCGTTCTGGAAGAAGCTGGAACGCGGGCGTGCGGCGGACGTCTCGTTCGTGCTCGACTCGCTGACGCACTCTCGCTGGGCGTCGCTGATCGACGCGTCCCGGATCGGCATGGCCGGGCATTCCGTCGGCGGCGCGAGCGCGCTCGACGCGATGGTGACCGACCCGCGGATCAAGGCCGGCATCGACATCGACGGCACGACGGACGACCCGCTGCTCGCGCCGGGACTCGACCGGCCGTTCCTGTTCCTGGGCCGCGCGAACACCTACACCCCCGGCACGGGCGTCGAATCGGGCAGCTGGCAACGGGACTGGGCGCAGCTGACGGGGTGGAAGCGCTGGCTCGTCGTGGCCGGCGTGGCACACCCGTCCTTCACCGACATCGGCCTGGTGGGCGAGCAGCTCGGCCTCGACTTCGGCGCGACGACGCCGGCGGCGCGCGGCCAGGCCGTCACGGCGGCCTACGTTCGGGCATTCTTCGAAGAGCACCTGGAGGGTCGGGCTCAGCCACTGCTCGACCGGCCGTCGTCGCGCTACCCGGAGGTCAGCTTCGCCATGACGTCGACGCCCTACCTGCCCGCGCCGACCGGGGACCGGCCGGTGGGCAGCACGCAGGTGTACCTGAAGGACACCTCGCGGCCGGACCCGTGGGTGCCGTCGATGCCCTACCGCGAGCTGATGGTGTCGCTCTTCTACCCGGCGGCTTCACCGCACGGGCCGAAGACGCGGTACGTGACCGCGGCCGAGTCGGCGGCGCTGCTGTCCGGCAGCGGCCTGGACGTGCCGCCGGACCTGCTCACCCGGCTGGTGACCACCTCGGTGGCCGACGCCCGGCCGGCCGGGTCCCGGCTGCCGTTGGTGGTGCTTTCGCCCGGCTACACGAAACCCCGGGCCACGCTCAGCGCGCTGGCCGAGGACCTGGCGAGCCACGGGTACGCCGTCGCGCTGGTCGGCCACACCTACGAGAACACCGGCACGAGCTTCCCCGACGGGCGGTTCGCGGGCTGCGCCTCGTGCGAGGTGCCGCACGACGCGGCGTTCTCGGAGAAGCTGCAGCGGGGCCGGGCGGCCGACGTGTCGTTCGTGCTGGATTCGCTGACGCACTCGAAGAAGTGGGCACCGCTGATCGACGCGTCGCGGATCGGCATGGCGGGGCACTCGGCCGGCGGCGCGAGCACGCTGCCCACGATGGTCGCGGACGCGCGGGTGCGCGCCGGGATGGACATCGACGGCACCACGGCGGTTCCGCTGACCCCGCCCGGGCTGGCGCGGCCGTTCATGTTCGTGAGCCACCAGCTCGCGGCCACGGCGTGCGCACCGAACGTCCCGTGGGAGCGGGACTGGGCGCAGCTGACGGGCTGGCGGCGCTGGATCGAGGTGGCGGGCACGCAGCACGCGTCGTTCACCGACGTGGGCCTGGTGGGCGAAGAGCTCGGCGTCGACATCGGCGCGACCACCACCGCCGTGCGCACCCAGGAGATCATCCGGACGTACGTGAACGCGTTCTTCGACCGGCACCTGCGGGGCGAAGCTCGGCCGGTGCTGGACGAGCCGGGCTACCCGGAAGTCTCGTTCTGCCGCTGA
- a CDS encoding alpha/beta hydrolase family protein has product MRTLAVATALTLTLTASPAASAATTPSLPRPTGHAPVGVTSLSLKDTSRPDPWVPTVPYRELMVSVFYPATSANGPKKQYMTPLESERNLERENIPGLSLDVLSTVRTNAVVDAKPAGRWHDLPLVLLSPGWTQPRAVLTALAEDLASRGYAVAAIDHTYENRATTFPDGHVTGCAACEVDEQPGIWEKVAQVRSKDTSFVLDELLHSKKWGALIDPGRIGMTGHSAGGAVTTQAMLADPRIRAGADIDGSIHVPLPASGLSRPFLFLGSMDNYVPGQEGPYDDWETDWTHLTGWKRWLMVSGTVHSSFTDLGVLADQLGVDIGASIDGARALAITRNYVSAFFDQNLRCRPQPLLAAPSPTYPEVTFIG; this is encoded by the coding sequence ATGCGCACTCTCGCGGTAGCCACCGCCTTGACACTCACCCTGACCGCGTCGCCCGCCGCTTCGGCGGCCACGACGCCCTCCCTGCCCCGCCCGACCGGTCACGCGCCGGTCGGCGTCACGTCACTGTCCCTGAAGGACACTTCGCGTCCCGACCCGTGGGTGCCGACGGTGCCCTACCGGGAGCTGATGGTCTCCGTCTTCTACCCGGCGACTTCGGCGAACGGGCCGAAGAAGCAGTACATGACGCCGCTCGAGTCCGAACGCAACCTCGAACGGGAGAACATCCCGGGGCTGTCCCTGGACGTCCTGAGCACGGTCCGCACGAACGCCGTCGTCGACGCGAAACCGGCCGGGCGGTGGCACGACCTGCCGCTGGTCTTGCTGTCGCCGGGCTGGACGCAGCCGCGGGCCGTCCTCACGGCACTGGCCGAGGACCTCGCCAGCCGCGGCTACGCGGTGGCGGCGATCGACCACACCTACGAAAACCGCGCGACGACGTTCCCCGACGGGCACGTCACCGGGTGCGCCGCCTGCGAAGTCGACGAGCAGCCCGGGATCTGGGAGAAGGTCGCGCAGGTGCGGTCGAAGGACACGTCGTTCGTGCTCGACGAGCTGCTGCACTCGAAGAAGTGGGGCGCGCTGATCGACCCGGGGCGGATCGGCATGACCGGGCACTCCGCGGGTGGCGCGGTCACGACGCAGGCGATGCTGGCCGACCCGCGGATCCGGGCCGGCGCCGACATCGACGGGAGCATCCACGTCCCGCTCCCGGCGTCCGGGCTGTCGAGGCCGTTCCTGTTCCTGGGCAGCATGGACAACTACGTGCCGGGCCAGGAAGGTCCTTACGACGACTGGGAAACCGACTGGACGCACCTCACCGGGTGGAAGCGCTGGCTCATGGTGTCCGGCACGGTGCACAGCTCGTTCACCGACCTCGGCGTACTCGCCGATCAGCTGGGCGTCGACATCGGCGCGTCGATCGACGGGGCCCGCGCGCTGGCGATCACGCGGAACTACGTAAGCGCTTTCTTCGACCAGAACCTGCGCTGCCGTCCGCAGCCGCTGCTGGCCGCGCCGTCGCCCACCTACCCGGAAGTGACGTTCATCGGATGA